GCACGGCTGGCTCGCCAAGATCGCGAACCGCGCGCTCGTCCTGCACGCCGGCGGCAAGAGCTTCGCCGGCAACCGCACCGCCCTCCGCGCGGCGCACCAGCGCGAGCTGGAACGGCGCTACCCGTTCCTGCCCGACGCGGTGGCCGCCTACCAGCGGCACGGCACGACCGCGACGGAGCGCTTCGCCGACGTCCTCGTCCCCGCCGGCCCGACCCCGCGGCTCGCCGTGGACCTGCGGCTCGTCGCGGACCCGGACGGCCTGGTCGGAGCCGTCGACGCGGCCTTCGGCGACGGCTTCGCCGTGGAGGCGCGGCTCCCCGCCGGCACGTCGGCCCCGGCCACGTGGACCGTCACGGACGACGACCCGGACCCCGACGACCTCGTCACGGTCCAGGTGCTGGTCAACCCCACCCCCGGCGACCTCGTGGTCGCGAACCGTCGGGCCGCGTTCTGGGTGGTTGTGCGGACCGACGCGGCGACGGTGCCGTGGTCGTCGCCGCAGCACCGGGCGGGTGCGGACCGTGTCGTCGACCTCGTCCGGCCGTTCGCCGAGGTGGTGACGCCCGACGGCCTCGAGCGCGCCCGCGAGGCGGTCGATCGCGACGTGCTCGCGCCGCTCGACGGGACCTCCGCCGCCCTGGAACGCCGGTGGGCCGCGTTCCTGCCGCTCGACCTGGCCGCGGCCGAGACCGGCGCGGCACGCTCCGCCGGAGAGGTCGCACGTCTCCGCCGGGAGCTCGACGACCTGCGCGCCAGCCGGTCGTTCCGGACCGGCCAGGCCATCGCCAAGGTCGCCTCCCGTCTGCCGGGTCGCCGCTGATGGCGGACCGCGCCGGGCTCGGTCGCGTCGCACGCCGGTTCGCCCGCCAGCTGCGGGGCCCCGAGAAGCCGCTCACCGTCGCCGACCGGCTCGACCGCTGGGCCCGACGGATCACCGAGTTCGGCGTGCTCGACCGCGATTACCTCGAAGCGCAGACCGGCCGCACCTTCGCCTCGGACGACGAGGCGGTCTCCTTCTACGTGCACAACGACGGACAGCGAGGCCTGTCGCTCAGCCCGCTCGTCGAGCACGAGTGGATGCGCGAGCACCAGCCCGTCGCCGCGATGTCCTGGTACGACGCCCTGCACCAGGAGGGACCCGAGCTCTTCCAGACCGGCCCGCTCTTCGACGCCGGCGTGTACGCCGCCTCGGTGCCGGCGGCCGACCGGCCGACGTCGACGCTCGACGCGCTGCGGCACTTCCTGCGGGACGCGACGGACGCGACCGCGCTCCCCGTGCCTCCCGGCCGTCGCGGACCGGCACCGACCTTGGGTGCCGCCCGGGCAGCGGCCCTGGCCTCGGCGCACGCCTTCGCCGCCGCGCAGCACCGCACCCGGCGTCGCTACCGGTCATCGTGGGACGGACCGGACACCGCGACGGCGCTGGCCGCGTACCCGCGCGGCGCCGCACGGCGCGACACCGAGCAGCCCCTCGTCTCCGTCGTCCTGCCGGTGTACCGCCGGGGCGACGTCGTCGGCGCGGCGATCGACTCGGTCCTCGCCCAGCAGTACGCGAACTGGGAGCTCCTCGTCGTCGACGACGGCTCCGGCGACGACACGGTCGAGGTCGTGCGCGCCCGCGCCCGGGCCGACGACCGGATCCGCCTGCTCGAACGTGAGAACGGCGGTGCCGGCGCCGCCCGGAACACCGGCCTGGCCGCCGCCCGGGGCACGTTCCTCGCCTTCCTCGACGCGGACAACACCTGGCGTCCCGAGCACCTCACCGCGGCCCTCGCCGCCCTGCTCGAGACCGACGGCCCCGGCGTGCACACCGGCGTCCGGATGGTCGGCGCGAACAACGCCGACGACGCGACCGCGCCCACCGAGACCTACCGGGGCGAGGACGGCACCCACGAGGACCTGCTCGCCGGCAACTTCATCGACCTGAACGCCCTCGTCGTCCGTCGCGACGTCGCGGACGCCGTCGGACCCTTCGACGAGGACCTGCGCCGCTGGATCGACTGGGAGTGGCTGCTCCGCATCAGCGCGCACGCCGCCGTGCCCGCCCACGTCCCCGTCCTCGGCGTCGACTACGACAACGTGCGGGACCCGCGGCGCGTCTCGTCCGGGCAGCCGTCGTCGTGGCAGGAGGTCGTGCTCGCCCGTCACCGCATCGACTGGGACGCCCTCGCCGCCGCCGTGCCCGAGCGCGTCGCCGACCGGGTGTCGATCGTCGTACCGGTGTTCCGCGACTGGACGATGACCCGCCGCGCGGTGGACACCGTCCTCGGCGCTGCGGACCTCGACGGCGACGACGTCGAGGTGGTGCTCGTCGACAACGGCTCCCCCCGCTCCGTGTCCGCCGTGCTCGACGCCTGGTTCCGCGGCGACCCGCGCGTCGTGCTGCAGCGCGAGGACCGCAACCGCAACTTCGCCCTCGGCAGCGACCTCGGGCTCGCCCGGTCCACCGGCGCCACCGTCGTCATGCTCAACAACGACACCGAGGTCGGGCCGGGCTGGCTCCGACCGCTCGTCGCCGCCCTCGACGACCCCACCGTGCTCGGCGTGCAGCCGCTCCTCGTCTACCCGGACGGCGTCGTCCAGGCCGCCGGCACCGTGTTCGGCGGGGACAAGGTGCTGCCCTGGCACTTCCTCGGCGACCACCCGCGGTACGACGCGGACCGTGCATTCCGCAGCCCCGCCTCCCGGCGGACCACCGCGATCACCGCAGCCGCCGCGGCCTTCCGCGCCGCAGACCTGGTCCGCTGGCACGGGTTCGACCCGGTGTACGCGAACGGGCTCGAGGACGTCGACCTGTGCCTGCGCGCCCTCGCGCAGGCCGAGCCCGGCGCGGCCTTCCTCGTCGAACCGGCCTCGGTGGTCGTGCACCACGAGAGCCGGACGCCGGGACGCGACGACGCCCGCATCGACAACCGTCGGGTGTTCGACGAGCGGTGGCGCGGGCGCTACCCGGCGCCGGACGCGGCCGAGCGCTACGACGCCGCGGGCCTGCGGTACCTCGGGGTCGACCCGGGGCTGCCGAAGGGCCACGCGGTCATGGTGCGGTCCTCGCGCCCGGTCGTGGTGCGTGCCGACGGCGCAGCGACCGGCGATCGGCGGACGCGCCTCCGCGTCGCCGTCAAGCACGACGGCAGCCGGGTCGCGGACGTCACCGCGCTCGTGACGGCACTCCACACCGCCGGGCACGACGTGCAGGTCGACATGCCGACGTCCTGGTACCGCGGCTCGAGCGGCCTGGACGACGTGACCGTCCTGGTCGCCGGTGCCGGGGCCGCCTGGGTCCCGCAGCCGGGTGCGCGCAACACGGTGTGGCTGGCGGCGGGCCAGGTCGTGCGCGACGGGGACCACGCGGTCGTCGTGCCGGGGACCGAGGACGCGGACGCCGTCGTCCGGGCCGTGACGACTGTCCCCTGAAAGCAGGCTTGTCGATCGTTCACCGCCTTCCGAGGCGGGCGATGCCTGCTGTTCACCTCGGACGCGCATGCTCAGGTCATGTCGCTCCTCTCCGATGTGATCCGGTCGACCTCCTCGACCCAGTGCGTCGTCTGCGGTGCGGTCATCAGCAAGCGCGACGCGCTCGGCCACGACGGACTGGCGTTCTGCTCGGTCCTCCACGAGGCCGAGCACATCGTGGCGACGCTCGACTGACCGTCCCCCGTAGGATCGGGCCGTGCCCGATCGCCAGCTCGCGGTGTTCCCCGCATACCGCGACAACCCCTACCTGAACCTGATGCTCCTCGCGCCCCGCGCCCGCGGCTGGGACGTGCTGGAGAGCCTGCGCACCGAGGTGCTCGAGCAGCACCTCGCCCGACTCGGCAGCGGGGACGTGTTCCACATGCAGTGGACGGCGCCGATCGTGCAGCGCGCCGACGACGCGGCCGAGGCGCGGGCCCGGCTCGACCGCTTCCGCAGCGCCGTCGACGGGGCCCGCGGACGGGGCGCCCGGCTGGTGTGGACGGTGCACAACGTCCTGCCGCACGACGCACGGCACCTCGAGCTCGAGCTGGAGCTGAACCGGTACCTGGCTGGGGCGGCGGACGTGGTGCACGTCATGAACGTGGCGACGGCGGAGGCGGTCGCCGAGCACTACGCCATCGACCCCGCGACAGTCGAGCACGTGCCGCACCCGAGCTACCAGGGCGTGCACCCGGACACCGTCACCCGCGCCGACGCCCGTGCCTCGTTCGGTCTGGACGACGCGGACCTCGCCGTCCTCGCCTTCGGCCAGATGCGGCCCTACAAGGGGCTGGACGTCCTGGTCGACGCCGTCCGACGCCTGCCCGCCGAGCGTCGACCGGTCCTGCTGCTCGCCGGCCGGACCACGGCGGACGACCGCGCGACGATCGACGGGCTGCTCGCCGACGGCACGCTCGGCGACGTCCGGGCCGTCCGTGAGCACGACCACGTCCACGACGGCGAGGTCCAGCGCTGGTTCCGGGCGGCCGACGTCGCCGTGTTCCCTTACCGACGCGTGCTGAACTCGGGAAGCCTGCACCTGGCAGCCTCGTTCGGCCTGCCCGCCGTCCTCCCCGCCGAGCCGCACCTGCTCGCCGAGTTCGGAGACGAACCGTGGATCCGCTGGTTCGACACCGCCCAACCGGCCGCGTCGATCGCCGCGCTCCTCGGCGACGGCGCCGTGGTCCACGACGGCCCGTCCCGCGACGAGGGGGCCCGGACCGCCGCCGCGTTCAGCCGACGGCTCGCGCCGTTCCCGGTCTCACGTCGGTACGCCGACCTCCTCGACGAGGTCGCCTCGTCGGCCTGACGGGTCAGCGCAGGCGGCGCGCCACGCGGCGGAGCGCCGAGGCGAGTCCCCGCTCCGGAGCGGCGCGTCGGTCCACCAGGAACCGCCAGCCGTCCCGGCGGTCGGCGAGGGGCTGCAGCGGTGCCGTCGGAGGGAGCGGCGGGAGCGGCATCCGCGCGGTCACCACCGGGAGCCGGACGTCCGCCACGGCGGCGACGACCGAGACCGTGTGCCGACCGGCGGGCAGGCTCACCCCGTCGACGTCCGCGCGCCACCGCCCGGCGGCCGTGTCGGTCGTGAGCGGGACGCGGACCGCGCCGTCCGAGAGCACGAGGGTCAGGCCGGGAGGCACGGTGTCGGTCCGCAGCGGCCCCGTCAGGACCAGCCCTGCCGCCGTCGGCTCCGCGCCGTCGACGACCAACGGCACCACGTGGCGGAGGCGAGCAGCGTCCGCGACGTCCTGCGGGCCTCCCGACCGGACCGCCTCGGCCATCACACCGACGAGACCGTCCGCGTCCGACGGGAGCGGCAGGTCGCGGAGACGCGGTGTCCAGGCGGCGACGCGCTCCGGGTCGGCCGCGTCCGCGGTGTTGACGAGCGCGGGCAGGAGACCGTCCGCCACGAGTGCGGCCACGTCCTCCGCGGCCGTCTTCCCCGACGTCTGCAGGGTCGAGAGCGCCACGGTCCAGGCGTCGGCCCGCTCGGTGGGGTCGTCGGTCGCGGTGCCCCGGACGAAGCGCTCCGCGACGTCCCACGCGTCGGCCAGGACGAGCAGCCACAGCACGCGCCGGTGCGGTGCGACCGTCGCCAGGCCGCCCCTCCCGACCGCGGCGACCAGTGGTGCGAGTGCGGCGGCCACGAGGCGCGTCGCCTCCGCGTCGGGGTCCGTCAGCAGGAACCGGTGCAGGTGGGCCCAGCCGTCGGCGTCGAGCACGACCTCGGCGTGCTGACGACGCAGCGCGGGGTCGCCGGCGACCAGGTCGGCGCACCGGAGCTCCTGCTCGAGGTACCGCGCCGTGACAGCGGCGTCGGCACGCAGCGACAGGGAGGACGTGTCGCCGCGGTCGCGGTACAGGTAGACACACGCCGGGACGACGTCGACGCTGGTCGCCACCGTGACGGCCCGGGTCATCGGCTCGATGTCCTCGACGCTCGGGACCTCCGGGAACCGGAGGCCGGCGCGGTCCCACGAGGACCGACGGAACATCCGGTTCCAGCAGGCGCGACCGGACAGCAGGGCAGGCGCCTCGGCGGGCGTGACGGTGCGGGTCGGACCGTCGAAGAGGTGCCACCGCGCGGTCGGGCTCCACGTCGCCGTCGGTGAGAACTTCAGGTGGTCGCCGACCACCATGTCCGACCCGCTCGCGGTGATCGTCTCGAGCATCGTCCGGTAGGCCCCGTCGGGGACGATGTCGTCGGCGTCCGCGAAGACGAGGTACTCCCCCGTGGCGGCGGCGACGCCCTCGTTGCGGGCTGCGGCGGCGCTGCCGGCCCGGGACGACAGCAGCCGGACGCGGGGGTCCGACGCTGCGGCGGCGGCCACGATCGCCGCGGTGTCGTCGGTGGAGCCGTTCTCGACGACCAGGACCTCCATCGACTCGACGTCCTGGGCGAGGACGCTCTCGAGGAGCTCGGCGATCCAGGGGGCACTGTCGTGGGCGGGGACGACGACGGACAGGGACATGCTGACCTCCAACTCGTTCCCGGACCACTCACGACGTCGTCAGTGACCGCTGGTGAGTGCCTCCATCGCGGCGACGACCCGTTCGCAGTTCTTCCCGTCGCGGAACACGAAGGTGTCCCGGACGCGCTCGTCGTAGGGCGCTGTGTTCTCGAACCCACGGGAGGCGTGCGCCTGGAGTGCGCGGACGACGGCGTCCCCGTCGCGCTCGACGGGTCCGAAGCCGTTCCGGGTGAAGTCGAAGTAGCCCTGGCGACCGACGTGCGTGCCGTCGAAGAACGACTCGCGGTCGAACTGGAAGTACACCAACGGGACGTCGATGTACGCCGCGTCGAACGCCAGCGACGAGTAGTCCGTGACGAACGCCGCCGTCCGCGCCAGTACGTCCTGGACGTTGTCCCGGGCGAAGTCGAGGATGCGCACGTGCGCCGGGAGGTCGAACTCCTCCAGGTACACCCGCATGTTCGGGTGGGGCATGAAGGCCAGGGTCTTGCCGTGCTGTGCAGCGAGGTCCTGCAGTTCCCGCGACCCGAGGAGCGCGCGGTACTCCCGGGCGTACTCGCTCGCGCCGAAGTCCTTGATCGGGAGACGCTTGTTCGACCCCTCGACCCGCTCGCCGAGCAGGTTCTGGCGCCACGTCGGCATCACGAGGAGGAGGTCGCGGTCGGCCGGCCGGACCGCGCGTCGTCGACGGAGGAGCGCATCGTGGCGAGGAAGGCCGGTCAGTGCCACTTCGTGTGACGAGAACGAGTACGGACCGTGGCCGGCGATCGCCTGGTGCTCGGCAGGGGTCGTCGTGACGAAGACGTCGATCTTCTTCCAGCTCAACCACCGCGACAGGTCGTTGTGGATCACGCCGTGCTGCAGGAACGTGTACCGGAACCGGGAACGACCGTAGCGGCGCTGGTTCAACGGCTGCGTCACGTAGGCATCCGCGTGCGACGACGCCAGGTGGTCGGCGTGCAGCATGAGCAGCTTCCACTGCCAGCTCCCGTGCGCCACCAGGCGGAAGCCGTCCGCCTGCAGCCGCGCCCAGTCCGCCGAGTCCTCGCGCAGCACGAACCACGCGTTGATGTCCGGGCGGTTGTCACGGACCCAGCGGTAGAGGTGCTCGGCGTTGTCGTTGGCGTCGGTGTCCCGGTCCATGAAGACCCACGCGTGCTGGTAGCGGTTCCGCACGCGCGAGGTCTTCAGCGAGAACTCGAGGACCTCGTCGCTCAAGTTCGTCTTGCTGAAGTTGCGCCGCGTCTTGCGCCACGACTGGCGCAGTCGCCGGACACCGTGTCGCAGCGCGTCGACGTCGTCGGGCGCGAAGCGGTCTCGGACCTGCTTCCGGATGCCCATGATCGCCGGGTTGATCTGGCGGTTCGTCAGCCCTTCGGGCCCGGCCATCACCTCGCCGCGGGTGACCTGCATGAGGACGCCGTCGAGGCGCACCTTCGTCCGGAGGCCGCGTTCGAACCAGAGGTGCCGCTCGCGGATCAGGGTGCGCCCGTAGAAGGTGTAGTCGCGCACGGTCTCGTGCACGGGCTCGACGGTCTCCCCGTCGACCTCGAACGACTCGTCGGGGAGTTCGCCGGAGAACCAGTAGGAGACCTTGACCTGCTGGCGACCCTCGTCCACGTCCGACAACCGCACGTAGTCCTGCCGGATCGGTTCGCCCGAGTACCCCTGCAGGAGTGCCTGCCGAACCGCGAACTCGACGTGCATCAGGTCGAAGCTCCGGACCGCCTCGTCGGCGACGAGGGCGCGGATTTCACGGACGAGCTCGTGGAAGCGCGGCAGGACGTCCACCGGCGCAGCCGCGGAGAGCGACTGCACGGCGAGCTGTTCCTTGAAGTACCAGAACAGGTCGTAGAGCACGGTGTTCTCGACCCACCGCGGGACGGTCTCGTACTCGGCGGTCGCGAGACGGAGGACGTCGAGGTAGCCGTGCTCGAGCACGGCGGTGTACTTCTCGCGCATCCGGAAGCTCTTCTCGAGCAGCGACGAGCCGTCGCCCCGGGTCCGGTACAGGTACTTCGCCGAGGCCATCAGGCCGGTCCGCTCGCTCCTGGTGAGGAGCATGTACCGGGCGATGAAGTGCCCGTCCTCGAAGTTGGGGCGGACACGGTCGTCGAACCGCAGGCCGTGCTCGCGGATCAGCGAGTTCCGCATGAAGGACGAGTTGACACTCAGCTGGATGATCGGGTCGGCGTGGAGGTTGACGATCCGCGACCCCTTGCCGAATTTGCGTCGCTGGGGATGGTTGTCCCGGATCTCGCCCGACTCCAGCAACCGCATCTGGTGCGCGGCGAGCAGGTTGACCGGCTCCGGACGCGCGCTGTCGCCGTAGAGGGCGATGAACTTGAAGACCTCGACGAAGTACTGCGGGTCGAGCACATCGTCGGGGTCGGTGAACGTGACCCACTCACCGGTGGCGTGCTCGAGTCCGGCGTTCCGGGCCTCGGCCACCCAGCGGTTCTCCTGGGCGAGGACGCGGACGTGGTGCTCGCGGCCGACGGCCCAGTCCTGCAGGATCTGCAGGCCACCGTCGGTCGATCCGTCGTCGACGAAGACCAGCTGCACCTTCTCGATGCCCACGGCTTGCTCGGCGAGGGACCGCAGGAACGCGGGGAGGTACCGTGCGACGTTGTAGGTCGCGATGACGGCGCTGACCTGGAAGGGCCATGCTGCCTGTCGATCGTCCGTCGCCCCTCGTGCCTCGAGCTCCATGCCGTCGTCCCCGTTCCCCGTCGTGTCCACCGTCAGACGGTCTTGTTGTACGCGGCCACGACGTCGTCCGTCTTGCCGATCATCTGGAGCTCACCCTGGTTCAGCCAGGCGACCTCGTCGCACATGTCCTTCACGGTGCCCATCGAGTGCGAGACGAGGATGACCGTGCGGCCCTCCTCCTTCATCTCCTTGAACTTCGTGCGGCAGCGCTTCTGGAACGTCGCGTCACCCACGGCCAGGACCTCGTCCACGACCAGGATGTCCGGCGTCACCGCGACCGCGACGGAGAACCCGAGCCGGACGTACATGCCCGACGAGTAGTTCTTCACGGGCTGGTCGATGAAGTGACCGACACCGGAGAACGACACGATCTCGTCGAACTTGCGCGCGACCTCCTTCCGGCTCATCCCGAGGATGGAGCCGTTGAGGAACACGTTCTCGCGGCCGGAGAGTTCGGGGTGGAACCCGGAGCCGACCTCGAGCAGGGACGCCTGCTTGCCGCGGGCGGTGATGGTGCCCTCCTCCGGCCAGAGGATCTTCGCGAGGCACTTCAGCAGGGTGGACTTGCCCGACCCGTTCTTGCCGATGAGCCCGAAGGTCTTCCCCTGCGGCACCTCGAACGAGACGTCCTTGAGGGCCCAGAAGTCCTCGTGCACGGACTTCTTGCCGCGCATGACCATGCTCTTCAGGGAGTCGTTGCGCTCGTGGTACATGCGGAAGCGCTTGGAGACGTTCTCGACGGTGACGGCGGCATCGTTCACAGCAGTTCGGCCAGCTTCTTCTCGTTGCGGGAGAACACGACGTAGCCGATCGCGAGCGAGACGCACCCGGCGAGTGCGCACGCGACCAGGTCGCTCCATTCCGGCAGTCGGTTGTCGTACATGAGGTTGCGGAAGACCTCGGAGAACCGCTCGATCGGGTTGAGCTTGTAGACCGTGACGATCCAGGGGTGCCCGGCCTTCTGGGCGGCGTTCTCGACGAGGGAGATCGGGTAGATGATCGGCGACAGGTACATCCACATCTGCAGGCCGATGCCCACGAGGTGCTGCATGTCGCGGAAGTGCACGTTGACGATGGAGAGCATCAGGCCGATGCCGGCGGCGAACATCGCGAGGAACACCATCGTCAGTGCGATGACCGGCAGGTACAGGAACCACTTCGACCCGAAGATCGCCAGCGCGATGAGCAGCACCCCCATCTCGACGAGCCAGGTGAACCCGAAGGACCCGACCGCCGCGAGCGGCAGCGTCATCCGCGGGAAGTAGACCTTCTTGATGAGCGACCCGTTGGACACGATCGAGGTCATGCCGGCGTTGATGACGTTGCGCGCGA
The sequence above is drawn from the Curtobacterium sp. L6-1 genome and encodes:
- a CDS encoding glycosyltransferase; its protein translation is MADRAGLGRVARRFARQLRGPEKPLTVADRLDRWARRITEFGVLDRDYLEAQTGRTFASDDEAVSFYVHNDGQRGLSLSPLVEHEWMREHQPVAAMSWYDALHQEGPELFQTGPLFDAGVYAASVPAADRPTSTLDALRHFLRDATDATALPVPPGRRGPAPTLGAARAAALASAHAFAAAQHRTRRRYRSSWDGPDTATALAAYPRGAARRDTEQPLVSVVLPVYRRGDVVGAAIDSVLAQQYANWELLVVDDGSGDDTVEVVRARARADDRIRLLERENGGAGAARNTGLAAARGTFLAFLDADNTWRPEHLTAALAALLETDGPGVHTGVRMVGANNADDATAPTETYRGEDGTHEDLLAGNFIDLNALVVRRDVADAVGPFDEDLRRWIDWEWLLRISAHAAVPAHVPVLGVDYDNVRDPRRVSSGQPSSWQEVVLARHRIDWDALAAAVPERVADRVSIVVPVFRDWTMTRRAVDTVLGAADLDGDDVEVVLVDNGSPRSVSAVLDAWFRGDPRVVLQREDRNRNFALGSDLGLARSTGATVVMLNNDTEVGPGWLRPLVAALDDPTVLGVQPLLVYPDGVVQAAGTVFGGDKVLPWHFLGDHPRYDADRAFRSPASRRTTAITAAAAAFRAADLVRWHGFDPVYANGLEDVDLCLRALAQAEPGAAFLVEPASVVVHHESRTPGRDDARIDNRRVFDERWRGRYPAPDAAERYDAAGLRYLGVDPGLPKGHAVMVRSSRPVVVRADGAATGDRRTRLRVAVKHDGSRVADVTALVTALHTAGHDVQVDMPTSWYRGSSGLDDVTVLVAGAGAAWVPQPGARNTVWLAAGQVVRDGDHAVVVPGTEDADAVVRAVTTVP
- a CDS encoding bifunctional glycosyltransferase/CDP-glycerol:glycerophosphate glycerophosphotransferase, producing the protein MDTTGNGDDGMELEARGATDDRQAAWPFQVSAVIATYNVARYLPAFLRSLAEQAVGIEKVQLVFVDDGSTDGGLQILQDWAVGREHHVRVLAQENRWVAEARNAGLEHATGEWVTFTDPDDVLDPQYFVEVFKFIALYGDSARPEPVNLLAAHQMRLLESGEIRDNHPQRRKFGKGSRIVNLHADPIIQLSVNSSFMRNSLIREHGLRFDDRVRPNFEDGHFIARYMLLTRSERTGLMASAKYLYRTRGDGSSLLEKSFRMREKYTAVLEHGYLDVLRLATAEYETVPRWVENTVLYDLFWYFKEQLAVQSLSAAAPVDVLPRFHELVREIRALVADEAVRSFDLMHVEFAVRQALLQGYSGEPIRQDYVRLSDVDEGRQQVKVSYWFSGELPDESFEVDGETVEPVHETVRDYTFYGRTLIRERHLWFERGLRTKVRLDGVLMQVTRGEVMAGPEGLTNRQINPAIMGIRKQVRDRFAPDDVDALRHGVRRLRQSWRKTRRNFSKTNLSDEVLEFSLKTSRVRNRYQHAWVFMDRDTDANDNAEHLYRWVRDNRPDINAWFVLREDSADWARLQADGFRLVAHGSWQWKLLMLHADHLASSHADAYVTQPLNQRRYGRSRFRYTFLQHGVIHNDLSRWLSWKKIDVFVTTTPAEHQAIAGHGPYSFSSHEVALTGLPRHDALLRRRRAVRPADRDLLLVMPTWRQNLLGERVEGSNKRLPIKDFGASEYAREYRALLGSRELQDLAAQHGKTLAFMPHPNMRVYLEEFDLPAHVRILDFARDNVQDVLARTAAFVTDYSSLAFDAAYIDVPLVYFQFDRESFFDGTHVGRQGYFDFTRNGFGPVERDGDAVVRALQAHASRGFENTAPYDERVRDTFVFRDGKNCERVVAAMEALTSGH
- a CDS encoding ABC transporter ATP-binding protein — its product is MNDAAVTVENVSKRFRMYHERNDSLKSMVMRGKKSVHEDFWALKDVSFEVPQGKTFGLIGKNGSGKSTLLKCLAKILWPEEGTITARGKQASLLEVGSGFHPELSGRENVFLNGSILGMSRKEVARKFDEIVSFSGVGHFIDQPVKNYSSGMYVRLGFSVAVAVTPDILVVDEVLAVGDATFQKRCRTKFKEMKEEGRTVILVSHSMGTVKDMCDEVAWLNQGELQMIGKTDDVVAAYNKTV
- a CDS encoding glycosyltransferase — its product is MPDRQLAVFPAYRDNPYLNLMLLAPRARGWDVLESLRTEVLEQHLARLGSGDVFHMQWTAPIVQRADDAAEARARLDRFRSAVDGARGRGARLVWTVHNVLPHDARHLELELELNRYLAGAADVVHVMNVATAEAVAEHYAIDPATVEHVPHPSYQGVHPDTVTRADARASFGLDDADLAVLAFGQMRPYKGLDVLVDAVRRLPAERRPVLLLAGRTTADDRATIDGLLADGTLGDVRAVREHDHVHDGEVQRWFRAADVAVFPYRRVLNSGSLHLAASFGLPAVLPAEPHLLAEFGDEPWIRWFDTAQPAASIAALLGDGAVVHDGPSRDEGARTAAAFSRRLAPFPVSRRYADLLDEVASSA
- a CDS encoding glycosyltransferase family 2 protein; this translates as MSLSVVVPAHDSAPWIAELLESVLAQDVESMEVLVVENGSTDDTAAIVAAAAASDPRVRLLSSRAGSAAAARNEGVAAATGEYLVFADADDIVPDGAYRTMLETITASGSDMVVGDHLKFSPTATWSPTARWHLFDGPTRTVTPAEAPALLSGRACWNRMFRRSSWDRAGLRFPEVPSVEDIEPMTRAVTVATSVDVVPACVYLYRDRGDTSSLSLRADAAVTARYLEQELRCADLVAGDPALRRQHAEVVLDADGWAHLHRFLLTDPDAEATRLVAAALAPLVAAVGRGGLATVAPHRRVLWLLVLADAWDVAERFVRGTATDDPTERADAWTVALSTLQTSGKTAAEDVAALVADGLLPALVNTADAADPERVAAWTPRLRDLPLPSDADGLVGVMAEAVRSGGPQDVADAARLRHVVPLVVDGAEPTAAGLVLTGPLRTDTVPPGLTLVLSDGAVRVPLTTDTAAGRWRADVDGVSLPAGRHTVSVVAAVADVRLPVVTARMPLPPLPPTAPLQPLADRRDGWRFLVDRRAAPERGLASALRRVARRLR
- a CDS encoding glycosyltransferase family 2 protein; the protein is MTRTTLVVVPVYGDLESLLRCVDGLVEHLDTTVHRVLLVNDCGPDADTIERALLERIDGRAGFRYERNDHNLGFVGTCNRAVTELDTGAEAVLLLNSDAVPTAGFLDAMLAVLDEDRTGVVTARSDNATIASIPYRLTNRGAARTEARTRAVWDEVAPLLPVSQVLPVAMGFCFLTRRELVTEHGLFDEAFAPGYGEENDYCLRIAAHGWLAKIANRALVLHAGGKSFAGNRTALRAAHQRELERRYPFLPDAVAAYQRHGTTATERFADVLVPAGPTPRLAVDLRLVADPDGLVGAVDAAFGDGFAVEARLPAGTSAPATWTVTDDDPDPDDLVTVQVLVNPTPGDLVVANRRAAFWVVVRTDAATVPWSSPQHRAGADRVVDLVRPFAEVVTPDGLERAREAVDRDVLAPLDGTSAALERRWAAFLPLDLAAAETGAARSAGEVARLRRELDDLRASRSFRTGQAIAKVASRLPGRR
- a CDS encoding ABC transporter permease, with translation MSYFNDLLSSRELLANLTAREVKGKYRRTVFGQLWSLINPLATMLIYTIVYSFIFRARLEVGDPSGLEIYPLWLMCGLLPWIFARNVINAGMTSIVSNGSLIKKVYFPRMTLPLAAVGSFGFTWLVEMGVLLIALAIFGSKWFLYLPVIALTMVFLAMFAAGIGLMLSIVNVHFRDMQHLVGIGLQMWMYLSPIIYPISLVENAAQKAGHPWIVTVYKLNPIERFSEVFRNLMYDNRLPEWSDLVACALAGCVSLAIGYVVFSRNEKKLAELL